GAGCAAGCCCGCATCTTACTCAAATCTCTCGCCGCACCCGTGCCCAAGAATCAATTAAAAGTCGATGAATCATCTCAGCCAGACCAAACATCATAGTTTTACGTCTAATGAACTAACTTAATACCTAATGCCTATGAAAATAAAATCAGGTCACTCCCTCTGCGCCACCAATTTGTTCCTGTCACTGTATCTTTTCTGCGGCAACGCAGGGGCACAGAACAGACTGAACTCCCTCTCGGATAAGCCCGCCGCTTTCAAAACAGTCAGTATTGACACAGCCTCATCGTCCTCGCTCGACAACTCCGACCTTCCCGACGCTCCTCAGGCCCCGATCTCAGGCCCGGTCGCAAAGCAGGAAGGTGTTCAAACCAAGCGCATCCTCGGCATCTTTCCAAACTTCCGCGCCGTCAGCGCCAACGTTCACCTACCCCCGCAAACACCCCTAGAGAAGTTCAAAACTGCTACGCAGGACAGCTTTGACTACTCCTCCATCTTTCTTCCCGCAGCGGTCGCCGGCATCAATCAGGCTACAAACTCCACGCCCGAATTTCGTCAAGGCGCCGCAGGCTACGGACGCTACTACTGGCACGCCTTCGCCGACCAGGCCGTGGAAAACTACACCGTTGAGGCTATCTTCCCCGTCATCACCCGGGAAGACAACCGCTATTACACGCTGGGACACGGTGGCTTCATGAAGCGCGCTGGCTACTCTCTAAGCCGCGTCGTAATTACGCGGAACGACGCCGGAAATGAGACCTTCAACATCAGCGAGATCGTCGGTGCAGGAGCTGGCGCCGGACTCTCCAACCTTTACTACCCCTCGAGAGAACGTACTTTCGGCAATACCGCCAGCAAATGGGGGTCAAACATCGGTATCGACGCCGGCACCTTCCTCTTTCACGAGTTCTGGCCCGACATCAACCACAAACTATTCCACGGCAAACAACCCAGCCAGTAAACCAACGGCCTGCCTTCCCCACGGCAGGCCGTCCTGGCTTCTCTCCTCAGGCTCTACCGGCCGTCAGACTCCGGCCCAAGATTCGCAAGGCACTGCTCCAGCACCCCATTCAAAGCCTTGATCGAATTCTCCGCTACCCCCCGCCAGAGCTTCCCTTCGATCTCCTTCACCATCTTCTCCGCCGTCTGGAGCAGCTCTTCCCCCTCCGCAGTCAGTTGCGCCGTAAGAATCCGGTCATTCCCCCGCCCTTTATTCCGTACAATCCATCCGTCTCTCTCCAGCCCCGACAGCAGCGACTGCGCCGACTGCGGTGTCATGTAGCACAACCGCGCCAGCTGAGCCCCCGACAGCCCCGACTGCTCCCGAATCGTCTTCAGAATGTGCAACTGAGCCGTCGTCACGCCATGGGGCCGCAGCGCCTCGTCCATCTGGCTGCGGAAGTGGATCAGGATGCGCTTCATCATCTGCGCCGCCCGCCGTCTCTCCGCCTGTCGTTTCGTACCGTTAGAATTTAAAGAAACCATATCAGTCTCCTGATATCATATCAGGAGACTGATATGGCAACAATGACTGCACCTTCGTCCGCGCTCGCCCGGCCTACGCCCCCTGCCGCGCCCGCTGCGTGGAAGCCCCACCACAACCCCTGGGCCATCGCGCTCACCGTCACCCTCGCCACCTTCATGGAGGTCCTCGACACCTCCATCGCCAACGTCGCCCTGCCCCACATCGCCGGCACCCTCGGCGCCAGCTCCGAAGAGGCCACCTGGGTCCTCACCAGCTATCTCGTCTCAAGCGCCATCGTCCTGCCCATCTCCGGCTGGCTCTCCAACCGCTTTGGCCGCAAGCGCTTCTACATGGTCTGCGTCGCCCTCTTCACCATCTGCTCGTTTCTCTGCGGCATCGCCAACACGCTTCCCCTGCTCATCGTCGCGCGCATCCTTCAGGGCGCAGGCGGCGGCGGCCTCGCCCCCAGCGAACAAGCCATCCTCGCCGACACCTTCCCCGTCGAAAAGCGCGGCCAGGCCTTCGCCGTCTATGGAATGGCCGTCGTCGTCGCACCCGCCATCGGCCCTACCCTCGGCGGCTGGATCACGGACAACTTCAACTGGCACTGGATCTTCTTCATCAACATCCCCATCGGCCTCATCTCGCTCTACCTCAGCAACCGCATGGTCGAAGATCCACCCCACCTCAAGGAGCGCATGGAGCAGGCCAAGCACCTCAAGATTGACTTCCTCGGTCTCGGCCTCGTCGCACTCGGTGTAGGCTGCCTCGAGTTCACCCTCGATAAAGGCCAGGAGAAGGACTGGTTCGGCGATCCCATGATTCGCACCTTCGCCATCCTCGCCGCAGTCACCCTCATCTTCTTCACCTGGTGGGAGTGGCACCACCCCGACCCCATCGTCGACCTCAAGCTCCTCAAGAACCGAAACTTCGGCACCGCCGTCTTCCTCCAGCTCATCCTCGGCATGGTCCTCTTCGGCTCGACGGTCCTCATTCCTCAGTATCTCCAGGGCCTCCTCGGCTACACCGCAGAACGCGCCGGCATGGTCCTCTCCCCCGCAGGCTTCGTCATGATGATCATGATGTTCGTCGCCGGCCGCAGCCTCGGCAAATTCGACCCCCGCCTCATGGTCTGTCTTGGCTACCTCGTCACGGCCATCGGCATCTTCAACCTCACCCGCCTCGACCTCAACGCAGCCTTCGGCACCGTCACCCTCTGGCGCATGCTTCAGGTCATCGGCCTCGCCTTCATCTTCATCCCCATCAGCACGCTCAACTACGTCGGCGTCCCTGCCAGCAAGACCAACCAGATCTCCAGCCTCTCCAACTTCGCCCGCAACCTCGGCGGCAGCGCAGGCACAGCACTCCTCACCACCTACCTCGCGCGCAA
The Edaphobacter lichenicola genome window above contains:
- a CDS encoding MarR family winged helix-turn-helix transcriptional regulator, whose translation is MVSLNSNGTKRQAERRRAAQMMKRILIHFRSQMDEALRPHGVTTAQLHILKTIREQSGLSGAQLARLCYMTPQSAQSLLSGLERDGWIVRNKGRGNDRILTAQLTAEGEELLQTAEKMVKEIEGKLWRGVAENSIKALNGVLEQCLANLGPESDGR
- a CDS encoding DHA2 family efflux MFS transporter permease subunit: MTAPSSALARPTPPAAPAAWKPHHNPWAIALTVTLATFMEVLDTSIANVALPHIAGTLGASSEEATWVLTSYLVSSAIVLPISGWLSNRFGRKRFYMVCVALFTICSFLCGIANTLPLLIVARILQGAGGGGLAPSEQAILADTFPVEKRGQAFAVYGMAVVVAPAIGPTLGGWITDNFNWHWIFFINIPIGLISLYLSNRMVEDPPHLKERMEQAKHLKIDFLGLGLVALGVGCLEFTLDKGQEKDWFGDPMIRTFAILAAVTLIFFTWWEWHHPDPIVDLKLLKNRNFGTAVFLQLILGMVLFGSTVLIPQYLQGLLGYTAERAGMVLSPAGFVMMIMMFVAGRSLGKFDPRLMVCLGYLVTAIGIFNLTRLDLNAAFGTVTLWRMLQVIGLAFIFIPISTLNYVGVPASKTNQISSLSNFARNLGGSAGTALLTTYLARNAQVQQVTLSANVVRGSVPYNLYMDRMKEMLMSQGMSAANASQMAVGQAYQQMLRQASMLSYKNAFAILACTIFLLTPLPFIMRLPPKRAKPDPEAMGGH